In Deefgea piscis, the DNA window TCCAGCACCAATAACACCAATCCATTTGTGACGGTGGAACGCAAAGACATCGGGATTAAACTGCGCGTTCGCCCACAAGTGTCTGAAGGCGGCGTAATTACGCTCAATGTGTACCAAGAAGTCTCGAGCATCGACAATACCGTCAACACTGCCGGGGCCGGCTTGGCGACCAAAATGCGTACGATTGAAACCAAAGTTTTAGTCGATGACGGGCAAATTGTAGTGCTTGGTGGATTAATTGAAGACCGTATTGGCAACAAAGGCAATCAAGTACCGGGCTTGGGCGATATACCCCTTATCGGCAACTTGTTTAAATATGATAGCCGCGAATGGCAAAAAGTTAGCCTAATGGTGTTTTTGCGCCCCGTGGTGATTCGCGACAGCGCCGCCAATAGCCGCCTGACTGATGATCGTTATCAGTATTTACAAAAACAACAAGGCGATTACAAAGTCGACGGTCATGTTTTCTTGCAAGATATGCCCAAAGTGCAACTCCCCGATCGCGCACCAGACAACGGCCAATCAGTGTACTCGCTACCAACGCCTGCCAGTGCGGTAGCGAGCGAACCGGCCAAAGAGAACAGCAGCGTAGTCAACTCCGAGCCACAAGCGAGGGCCGAGCCGCAAAACGCAGTCGCGACAGCGCAATCGCATACGGTTAAAGACGGCGATACTTTATATCAAATCTCATTGCGTTCTGGGCAAAGCTTGCGGGATTTAGCGCTGTGGAATCGGCTCAATAATCACAACGACATAAAAGTCGGCCAAGTGCTACGCCTTACCCCGCCACCTTTAGCCAATGGCAATTCCGAATGAGTGTTGTTTCATATATGTATGCACGTGAATTTGGCCTATTTGACGGCCCAATTCACGATGGCATCACCCCGATTTATGTGCGACAAGGCGCCAGCGCAGCGGCGTTGGGCGAAGTTCGCCGCCAATGCGGCCCAACGCAATTACATATCTTGCCCGCAGCTAGCTTTGATGCCCGCTTAACGCAGCACTTTGGCAACGGCAAAACCAGCGCCATCAATATGGTGGACGACATCGAAGAATCGGCCGATTTGGCGCGCTTGATTCAAGACATGCCCGAAGTCTCAGACCTCATGGAGGCCGAAGAATCATCCCCGGTCATTCGCCTGATCAATGCGATTTTTACCGAAGCGCTACGCGAAAATGCCTCCGATGTGCATATCGAGCCTTTTGAGACGCGCTCCGTGGTGCGCTATCGGGTGGACGGCACTTTGCGCGATGTGGTCGAGCCCAATCGCGCGCTGCATGCCGCCTTGGTGTCGCGGATTAAAGTGATGGCAGCGCTAGATATTGCCGAAAAACGCTTACCGCAAGACGGGCGCATCAACCTGCGCATTGCCGGTCGCCCGGTCGATATTCGCGTTTCCACATTACCCACCGGCCACGGCGAGCGCGCCGTACTGCGTTTACTCGATAAATCCGCTGGCCGTTTAGAGCTAGCCAAACTCGGCATGCGTGAGGCCACGCTGAAACCACTGAATCAATTACTCGCCGCGCCGCATGGCATTGTGCTGGTAACCGGCCCAACCGGCTCGGGCAAAACCACCACGCTGTACGCGGCGCTGGGCAGTATGGACGCCAAAAACAGCAATATTATGACGGTGGAAGACCCGATTGAATACGACTTAGACGGCATCGGCCAAACCCAAGTCAATACTCGCATCGAAATGAGTTTTGCTCGGGCGCTGCGGGCGATTTTGCGGCAAGATCCCGACATTATTATGATTGGTGAAATTCGCGATTTGGAAACCGCGCAAATTGCCGTTCAAGCCTCGCTCACCGGTCATTTAGTCCTCGCCACCTTGCACACCAACGATGCGGCCAGCGCGATTACTCGTTTGGTGGATATGGGCATTGAGCCGTTTTTACTCGCCTCATCGACCATCGGCGTCTTGGCGCAGCGTTTGGTACGCAACTTATGCTCCGACTGCAAAGCACCGTATATCGCTAGCGATGATGAATTAATTGAGCTTGGGGTCAATACCCAAGAAAAAATCACATTATACCGTGCAGTGGGCTGCCCACATTGCGCCCAAACCGGCTATCGTGGCCGCAGTGGGATTCATGAATTACTCGTGGTTGATGAAGCGATGCGCACCCAGATTCATAATTCGGCCAACGAGCAAGACATTCGCAACTACGCCGAAAGCCTCGGTATGACCAGCTTACGCAGCGACGCTTCAGCGCGTGTACTTGAAGGCGTGAGTAGCTTTGAAGAAATGCTTAGAATCACCCGCAGCAGCCATTAAACCTCGCATAGGCCGATGATGACGATAAAAACATTTAGCCCCGAACATCTATTTCAACCGATTGGGCCATATAGTCATATCGCCCAATCTGGGCCGTTTATTGTGATTTCGGGAACACCGGGTGTTGATAGCCAAACGGGTGAACTCGCCGGCCCTGACGCTTATTCGCAAGCCAAACAGATTTTGCTTAATTTTCAATTGCTGCTCGAATCAGTTGGCGCGTCGCTCAATGATGTGATGCAAATTCATGTGTACTTAAAAAACGTCGCTGATTTTGCCGCGATGAACCAAGCCTATGCCGAAATATTGCCCCAGCATCGCCCTGCTCGCACCGTCATTGCGGTTGCCGATCTACCGAAAAAAGGTGCTTTAATGACGATGGATTTAACAGCCTTTAAGAATCAATAAGTAGAGCCACGGCTTTGTTCTACCAGCAATCATCCGGCGTGCCCCGCAAACCGGCGCTTTAAATCGCGGCCAAGGACGGCGGAGCAAGCAAAAAAAAATCCACCAGCGTCAACAGCGGCCCGTTTAGCTTTGATCCAAAATAAAGGGGTATTGCCACCAGGCCTTTTTTTAAAAAGCCTTGATGGCAATACCCCTATCATTAATCTAGTTCAGTGTTACTTTTGCTTACCGTCACCGCCCACCATTTTGTACACCACGCCCGCAATCGCCGCGCCGATCAATGGGGCGACCCAGAATAACCAAACTTGGCTCAATGCGGCAGTATCGGCAAATAAAGCGGCAGCCAAACTACGCGCCGGATTGACCGAAGTATTGCTCACCGGAATAGAAATCAAGTGAATCAAGGTCAAGCCCAAACCAATCGCAATCGGCGCAAAACCCGCTGGCGAGCGCGCATCGGTTGCGCCCAAGATGATGAATAAAAACATAAACGTCATCACCACTTCACATAAAAATACCGCAGTGATTGCGTAATGCCCTGGTGATAATAAATCATAACCGTTACTGGCAAAGCCGCCGGCAACAAAGCCAGGCTTACCCGTTGCAATAAAGTACAGCACCGTGGCGCCCAAAATCCCGCCAAGCACTTGCGCAGCAACATAGGGAACTAAATCTTTGGCGGGGAAACGGCCACCAACGACCAAACCAAATGACACCGCTGGGTTTAAATGGCAGCCTGAAATATGGCCAATGGCAAAGGCCATGGTTAACACCGTCAAACCAAATGCCAAAGCCACACCGGCAAAACCAATACCTAATTCAGGAAAGGCCGCAGCCAAAACCGCACTGCCGCAACCGCCTAAAACTAGCCAAAATGTGCCGATGAATTCAGCAGCTAAACGCTGATTTAATGTATACATGTTGATATCCTTTTTGTTTTTGCTCATATTGCTGACTAAAAAAGTAACCAAGTAATTGAATTTACTATTCCTCTGCTTACTATAAAATCAAAATATGAAACGGCGCACATGATAGAACATTTTTATGACCACAAAACCATAAAAATACCGCTTCCTAAGGTAAATATTCTATTTTTAAGCAGTTTATGCCGTTTATTACTCATTTGCTGCGCAGACCCGAGCCCATTTCCTGCCGTTTGTAAGTTATATCAACAGCCCAGCGGTAATATTGCACTCACTGTCTTCAGCAATGCTTATTCTGTCAAAATAATGAATTAATTTAGTCAGCAAGTCGCATTACCGCTTACTGATTGATTGGCAATCAACACTGACTGATGCAGGTAAATCGACTATGAATCACTATCTCAACGTACTGAATATCAACCAAGAAGAATCTTTATTTCATCTACTGTTTCATGATGCGATCATTTTTTGTTTTCGACTTTTTTTATTTGCATTGATTATTTTTGCTGGCTCTTACTTGGTCAAAAAAGTCGATAAATATTTTTCTAAGGTCTACATCCTCAATACCGACGAAAACACCAAGCAATTTAGCCGTTCAATGACCAAGTTGGGTTTATATATTGCTTTTTTCTTACTCGGTTTACTCGCTTTTGGCTTTAGCGAGCGCTCGATAGCCACGATGATTAGTGCCATTGGCTTAGGGATTGGTATTTCTTTAAAGGAATTTTTATCTAATTTTGCCGGTGGGGTGGTGTTGTTTTTTTCGCGCCCATTTGTCATTGGCGACTTTATTAAAGTCAATGGCGTGATGGGCAATGTGACCGAAATTGAAATCTTCTCCACCCATATCAATAGCTTGGATGGACGTCGAATTATCATTCCGAATAATGTCATGATTAGTGGCAATATCATCAACTACGACACCAATCCAATTCGCAGAATTAAAATTACGGTGTCCGTCGCTTATGATTCCGACATGAAAAAAGTGCTACAAATTTTAGAAAACATTGCCACCAGCTATCCGGGGCTAGATCAAAACCAAACGCCGTTTATTCATGTGATGAGCTATGGCGATTCCAGCATTAATATCTTATTTATGGTGTGGACCGATAGAGCGCATTACTATCAAGTTCGCGGCGAATTAATGGCCTTTTTACTGGAAAAATTAACGCAAGAAGGCGTGGACATTCCATTTAATATTTTGGATGTCAGCATTACCGACAAATCCATCAGCAAGCAAACCATCCCAAATTAATATGCGCGCTTTTGGGCTGGCCACGGAGCAATCCTTAACGCAAGCCAAACCTTTGTTTACCCACGCAAGTCTTGCTCGAACGACGGCAAGGCGTCGCCGAGCTGATTAAGACTTAAAACTTGATTTGGTAACCCTCGGCCGTGGCGGGAACTTGCATTAATAAGGGCGCTAATTGCTGGCGAACTTTTTCATCCGGATTGAGATTAATCGTGCCGTGTGCCGCCCCCTGCCACGCCAATTGACCTTGGCCATTCACTGCAATCGCGCTGGCGCCAGCAGGTGAAATTTGCCATGTCGCCCCATCGGCCACCACCGCGAGCTGAGCACGCAAGGTGGTCATTGGCATGAGGCTTGGCACCAGCTGACTAAAGACCGGATCGAGCAATAGCTCAGCTTGTGCGCCGACTTGTTTTGAGAGATGCGCGCTACGCAAGGTGGCGCGGCCACCTAAACCCCATTGCGCCACTTGCGGAATAGCGCGAAAAACACCTTCAAGCGGCAAAGTCACATCCACTTGCTCGAGCGCCACGCCGCCAAAACCAACGAAAACGCGGGCTTGATTGTGAGTATCTAAGGCTTCGCTTTGCATTTGCCATGCCAATTGCCCAGTCAATAAAGCCTTAGGCAGAAAAGCCCAACGCAAATTTTGTTGCAACACCACGCCTTCTAAACCCACGGCGCTAGCGCGCCCATACCAAATGGTCCCTTGCGGCTGCACCACGCTCACATTACTCGGTAAAAACCAATTGATGGTACTTACCGGCATGCGCAGCACTAAAATCAATAGCAAAAAGAGCCCCGCAATGCTGATCCACAGGCCTCGCTGCTGGATTATTTTTCGCATTATTGACGCTCCAATACCAGCACCAAGCTCACGCTAGCGGCATCGGGCGTAATTTGAATGGCGGTAATTTTGGCTTGAACGCTATGGCGTAAAGCATTGGCCAACTGCAAAGCCTCGGCAATGCTTGGCAAATTACTCCGCACCTCAAGCTGTTGATTGGAAATCGAGCGCACATCGGCACTGATGCCTTTGCTGGATAATTCAGCAAATGTGGCCGAACGCAAATCCTGCGTACTGGCGGTACGCGAAGCAACCACCATGGGTTTACTACCACGCATGGCCATTAATTGGTTTTCCAGCTGTGGAATCTGCATTTGCAAGCGATTAATTTGCGCATTAAGCGGCGCATACACCGCAAAATACAACAAGCCGCTGATGACTAAAACCGCCCAAATCAGCAGCATTTTTCTCTCGCGGGGATTGCGCGCCAGCCAATAAACCCGCCAACGCGCCCAGTAGCTGTGCGCTTGAGCCAGATATTTTGTATACGCGCTCATTGCTCAACCTCAATCCGAATACGACCATCGCCCATCGACTGGCTCTTCATTTTGCTGCCTTGTGCCGTCAATTTAGCGATCAAAGGCGCTGATTTGCCCTCATTCATCACCATCTGTAATTTGCCGTCTTTCACGCTCAAGCTATCAACCCCCACTGCTAAATCAATTTGCCCAGCCAGTTGATACAGCAAATCCAATGCATCGCCCTGCCCAACGCGCCCAGTGGATTCACCGGCTTTTTGCTGACTTTGCCATTGCAAAATTGGGTCAACAATTGGCACCCCGGGATAGACACTGGCAAAGGTTTGTCGAATTTCTTGTCGCAAAGCGCGCTCTTGTCCTACGCTACTCCGCCACTCAATGATGGTACTCAGCAACAGCAACGCCACGCACACAAACAATAGGTATACCGCGCTACGCCATTGCTGCCAATGCATTGCTAACGATACATTAGATTTATTACTTTTAAAAAAGGACACACTCGCCGCATCGGGCGCAATTAAATCTGCCGTCGTCAGTGCCTGCCAAGTTTCATCCGGATACAGCGCAAGTAAATCGGCCTCGTTATCAAGCCAAGCATACTCACCGTGATGCGCCAACATCACGCCATGGTCGCTTGGCGCATAACACGCAGTCCCCGCTGGCAATAAAGCAAACTCCGGCACCCAGCGCGTCGCAGTCCATGCTTGGCTGGCCAGCCACTGCTGCACTTGATCGCAGCGCGATTGTTCGAGTAAATACACCCAGGTTTTACCGGCCACTGCCGGACTGGCGCGCCATATCAGTGAATCTAAAGCACCTAAAACCCGATCTTCCAGTGCTTGGCGAATCAATTTTTGCTGCTGTTTGGCCGCCACTGCAGGCAAGGTCAAGCAATGCACGGTGAGCCAGCACGCAGACAGCGCAATTTCATACGTGGCCGCAGCAGGCAAAACTGCCGACTGCCCTTGCGCCACTTGACGCCCATTGGCATCAAAGCCCAGCCAATCTTCAATTCCCAGCGCACCCTGAGCATGAAGGCGAACAACTACACGCGCTATTGTCATCAAAACCTCAAAACAAGGTGGATCGATACATCCACCACAAAAATAAATCCCAACTCATACGCTGATGTCGTATTAAGCCATTCGCAATCGTCGCAATCGGAATACGAAATAAGCAGCCAGCCAATGGCCTATATTGCGCGCCAATGAAATGCCTGAATAAAAATAGGAAATAGAGAATAAACGATTTTAATGAAGTTGATTTGACAATGCGGCGTGCGCCGCAAAATAAAATGCTGATTTGCTACTTTAGCGACAAGTATCGCTAGCCATAATTTGGATGAGTCATTGATGCAATCAACTAGCGACCCGAATATACCTAGGTATAAACGGGCCAATACCACGCAAATAGATCTTGATCCAGCGTGATTTAACCATTGCATCAGCAGCAGAAAAATCAATATTGGCCAAAAATAACAGCGAAAAGCTGCACCACCGATTTTAAGAAATGGCTTTAATTTTACGCGCCAAGAAAATCGCCAGCAAACCAGCAACGCAACTCAGAACACCAATCCAAGCATAATTGGCTAAATGGCCATCGCTTTGCTGCGTTAAAATTAATCCGGCCAGCAAAGAGGCCGCACCCGAGGCGAAGTTTTGTACTGCCGAATTAAACGCCATTAAGCGCCCGCGTAAATGCGGCTGAGTGGCTGCCGCCACCATCGTCGATGATGGAATAAAGCGGCCACTGACAAAAATAAAAAACAATACCGAAATCGCCAAATGCCAAGGCAAACTCACGGCTAAATTTTGCGTAACCAAAATAATCGGAATAAAACTCGCCAAGATTAAATACGCCACCACTTTTTTTGCTGGGTAACGATCGGTTAAACGGCCAATCAGCGGACGGCTAAATATCGTCGCCGCACCACCGACTAAATAAAAATACATTAAATCTTCGGGCGCCAAACCCACGTTGGCAATCAAAGTGGGGGCAATAAATGGAATCACCAAAAACCCCGATACCATTAGCATCGCGGTTAAACTCACTGCCCACCAATGATTAGGAACACGTAATAATTCGCGGTAATTATCCAGCCAATTAGCCGCTTGATTTAAGCTCGCCAAATGACCACGTACCGATGGGATATAACGAATAATCGCCAAGGCCACCATGGCGCAAATACCGGTTAAGACCAAAAATGGCAATCGCCAGCCGCTATGCGCTGCCAGCCATAAACCCAATGGCACCCCCGCGACTGCCGACAATGAAAAGCCCAGCATCACCCAGCTCATGGCGCGGCCACGGCGCTCAGGCGGAATTAAATCGCCAACAATGGCCAGTGAAATCGAGCCCAAAACGCCACCAAAGATCCCCGCCAATACCCGCGCCAACAGCAAGGTGACGTAGGAATCACTCAGCGCGCACGCCAAAGTCGCCAGCATTAATCCGCCGTAACAAAACAATAAAGCGTGGCGGCGATCAAAGCGGTCGGCTTGCGAGGACGCCAGTAATGCCGAGCAACCTGCAGCTAAAGAATACGACGAAACCAATAGACCAAAGTGAGCGGTATTGATCTGAAACTCCGCCATCAAATACGACGCCAGCGGCATCATAATCATAAAGTCAGCAATGGCAGTAAACATCACCAGCATTAAGGTGATCAGCATGGCAAATTCTTTACGGGCGGCGTTGGGCATCATCAAACCAAGACAAAAAGAGTGCTATGAGTCTACTCTCGCCAAGGATGATGACAATGGAGAATTACACATCACAGGGTATTGCCTGCCGCCCCTGATCTAGTATTAATTAGATCGCAATACCCAATATCTGGATTAACGCAGCGCCACAAACAAATTAAATACGCTTAATACTGAAATCAATGTTCCAACCAACCACAATAAAGTGCGCGCATTTAATTTGTGGCACAGCCATGCGGCAAACGGCGCGGCAAATAATCCGCCAACAATTAAGCCGGCGACCAATAACCAATGCTCCATTTCGGCCCACAACAAAAAAGCCCCCGCCGTAGAAAACGCGATAAAAAATTCTGCCGCATTCACCGTACCAATGGTTTTGCGTGGATCATTTCCGCGCCCGACCAAGGTCGACGTCACTACTGGGCCCCAACCGCCACCGCCAACGGCGTCAACAAAACCACCCAACAGCGCCAAAGGACTCACGTGCTTAATTTCACTAGAATGCGGCTTCGGGTGCGTTGCCAACCATGCTTTACGCAAAATATACAAACCCATCAGCAATAAATAAGCCGCGATATAGGGCTTAATCAAATGCCCATCAATACTGGTCAACAAATAAGCGCCCGCCACCCCGCCCACCACACCCGGAATCACCAAACGCCGAAATAGCGCCTTATCCACATTGCCAAATTTTAAATGTGATAAGCCGGAAAAACCGGTGGTAAACACTTCCGCCACATGCACCGCGGCCGATGCCGCTGCCGGACTGGCGCCAACGCCAATCAAAAAAGTATTCGAGCTAATGCCATACGCCATACCTAATGCGCCATCGATTGCTTGCGCGGCAAAGCCCACTGCAACTGCAGCCCAAAACTGCGGCGAGCTAATCACTTGCTGTGCCGCCAGTAGCAATTGATTGCCTAGCACCGCCGATTGCCCTTGCATCAGATGCTGAGCGATATAAACGCTAACCGCCATTGCAATCAGCAAGGTTAAACCGGCTAAGCGCTTGCTTTGCCACAAGCGGCGCTCGCTGCCGATGGCCGTGTCAAGTGGGGGCAAACCGATCTCTTGATGAAGTCGATTTTCTGGGCTGTCGCTTAAATCTGGATGACGAATTTTCATGGACTACGCCTCAAAGAGCAGCAAATAATTGAGCGCGAGTGTAAGGGTAATAAATAAAATCAAAAAGACTGTTTAGCAAAACCTAAATAAGGGAAAGTTCTATAGAATCATTCCCTGCGTCAACGTGCGGCTCACCGGACTGCACGAGCAATCCTCACGCGTAAAAAAGAAAAAACCGAGCAAGCTCGGTTTTTTTTGGTCTCATAGCGCAAGATTTATTCCGGCTTCACACTATCATGCCCAAGCACATTTTTTACGCTAGCTTGCTGTAAATCTTTTTCTGCTACATCGGCGGTTTTATCCACCCAGCCACTGGCTTTATCCGCCACATGGCCAGCAGCATCGCTGACTTTAGCGCCTAACTCACTGGCTTTTTGTTTGCTGGCATCTAAAGCTTGCTCAGTCGCTTGCGCGGCTTTAGCCCCTAACTCAGCCGCTTTTGCTGAAACCTCATCCGAGAGCCCGCCGGCTTTGTGCGCTAAGTCGGTCGCGGCTTGCTTGCTACTATCCCAAGCCTGATCGGCGGCGATTTTGGCCTTATCGCCGAGCTCTTCAGCACTGTGTACGGCTTGATCGGCCAGATCGCCGGCTTTATCGGCTAATTCAGATACTTTTAATGCCGCCTGCTCGGCAGCGGCACTCATCGACTGCTCTGCGGTATCAAGTAGGGATTTTGCTTTATCAAAAATACTCATCGTGATAACTCCTAGGGATCAACAAGAAAAAACCAAGCTAGATTCACCTAACGCCAAAATCAACGCCACATGAAAACATAACGAAAGCCTTGCTAAAGATATAAACCGTAACACAGCTGCATCCTTCTTGCGACGCATTACAAAAATACCGCAAGCGGCCGCCCGCAGCGTGCTTTAATCGTAGAACGGAAAGAAAAGGATTTACAGCATGTCACAACGTCTACTGATTACAGGTGGTACTGGCTTTATTGGCAGTGCCTTGGTGAAAGAGCGGCTGGCTGCAGGCGATCAAATTACGCTGTACAGCCGCCACCCGCAGGCGGCAATCGCCCAGTTTCAAGGACAAGTGAGCGCTTTTTCCGACTGGCAAACACTCAGTCCGAGCTGTGTTTTTGATGCCGTCATTAATTTAGCAGGGAGCCCTGTGGTCGGCCCACGCTGGTCTACAGCCCGTAAGCAGCTGCTGCTAGATAGTCGTGTGGGGACCACCGAGCACTTAATAACTTGGTTGGCCCAAGCGCAAACTCGGCCGGCGGTGCTTATCAATGGCTCGGCGATTGGTTATTACGGCTGCCGTGGCGACGAAGCGCTCGATGAAAGCGCGCCACCGCAGGCGGAATTTATGTCCGAACTCTGCCAGCAGTGGGAAGCCTCAGCAAACAAAGCCCAAGCACTCGGGCTGCGCGTGGTTTGCCTACGTTTAGGTTTGGTGTTTTGCTCACAACAAGACTCAGGCGGGGCCTTACCCAAACTGGTTTTGCCGTATTACTGGGGTTTGGGCGGCAAAATCGGCAATGGTGAGCAAGTGATGAGTTGGGTACATCGTGATGATGTGCTGGCGGTGATTTCACGGGCAATCAGCGATTTAAGTTTTAGCGGCGCTTACAACCTCACCGCGCCGCAGGCCCCCACGCAAGCGCAATTTGCCACAGCAGTTGGCCAAGCGCTACATCGCCCGACATGGCTCTTTACCCCAGCTTGGCTGATTAATACTTTAGCCGGAGAAATGGGTGCACTATTTACCCGCGGGCAACGCGTAGTCCCTCAGCGGCTAATTGCAGCTGGGTATAGCTTTAAATACCCTGATTTAAAAAGCGCGCTCGATGCATACCTAGGTAAAAAATAAATCCGTGGCCGTGCGACAAAGCTAACTCACAGCGGATCGCGCTGCGCCTGCCAGGCGCGATAAATTTTAAGCGCCACGTGAGCATCATCGGCGGCGTATTGTTTTTGCTTATCCGTCAGTGGCAATAAGGCCCAATTGGACGTCGAGATTTTTTTCGATTTTTGTAATTTTTGGCCAAAAAACTGCGCCACCGCCGTTTTAGCGCCAACATCACTGCGCGAATCAGTGCGTAGCGCCCGCGCCAAGTCCAGCACATGCTGGGTGGTAATCCCTAACTTGGCGAACAAGCGTTGCTGATCGTCGCCCAAGCCAAAACCCACTTTTAAAATCGATGTTGATTCCAAAATGGCTTGCAATGCGGGATAAGCTTCACCACGCCGAATCGGAAATAAAAACACCTTATCCTGTGTGGCCAGTTGAATTAAATGCGGGCCTTGCGAAACTTGCCCTTTCATAAAAACCGGTTTTGATTCGGTATCAAAGCCTAGCACATCGGCCGCAGCCAACTCACGGCTAGCGATTAATGCTTCAGCAGGCGAATTCACGACAACAATGCTGCGCGCATCAATGCCAATATAAGGGGGGAGTAAAGTTTCATCAGTCATACCGCCATGATAACCCAGCAGCGCGCAGTCAGCGGCTTCTGATCGAGCCAAGCCACAGTATTAGCAAAACAAAAAGCACTAGGTAAT includes these proteins:
- a CDS encoding 3'-5' exonuclease, with the protein product MTDETLLPPYIGIDARSIVVVNSPAEALIASRELAAADVLGFDTESKPVFMKGQVSQGPHLIQLATQDKVFLFPIRRGEAYPALQAILESTSILKVGFGLGDDQQRLFAKLGITTQHVLDLARALRTDSRSDVGAKTAVAQFFGQKLQKSKKISTSNWALLPLTDKQKQYAADDAHVALKIYRAWQAQRDPL
- a CDS encoding TIGR01777 family oxidoreductase, translated to MSQRLLITGGTGFIGSALVKERLAAGDQITLYSRHPQAAIAQFQGQVSAFSDWQTLSPSCVFDAVINLAGSPVVGPRWSTARKQLLLDSRVGTTEHLITWLAQAQTRPAVLINGSAIGYYGCRGDEALDESAPPQAEFMSELCQQWEASANKAQALGLRVVCLRLGLVFCSQQDSGGALPKLVLPYYWGLGGKIGNGEQVMSWVHRDDVLAVISRAISDLSFSGAYNLTAPQAPTQAQFATAVGQALHRPTWLFTPAWLINTLAGEMGALFTRGQRVVPQRLIAAGYSFKYPDLKSALDAYLGKK